A DNA window from Streptomyces sp. 71268 contains the following coding sequences:
- a CDS encoding amino acid transporter: MVRTETPWGPWEPETPAVVARRFAGASTPWWIAGGYAIELAAGHAVRDHADIDVLLLRRDQLAAQRALAGWEWWAADPPGTLRRWAPGEPLPASVHDVWCRPGPAEPWRVQLMLDEAVGETWISRRDPGVRLPLAALGRRTPTGVPYLTPEAQLYYKAAAPRPKDERDFAAALPHLTPPQRAWLSRAIARTRPAHPWRARLAATQR, from the coding sequence ATGGTGCGGACCGAGACCCCGTGGGGCCCGTGGGAGCCGGAGACGCCGGCGGTGGTCGCGCGCCGGTTCGCCGGCGCGTCGACGCCGTGGTGGATCGCCGGCGGGTACGCCATCGAGCTGGCGGCCGGGCACGCCGTCCGGGACCACGCCGACATCGACGTCCTGCTGCTGCGCCGGGACCAGCTCGCGGCGCAGCGCGCACTGGCCGGCTGGGAGTGGTGGGCCGCCGACCCGCCGGGCACGCTGCGCCGCTGGGCGCCGGGCGAACCGCTGCCCGCCTCGGTCCACGACGTGTGGTGCCGGCCGGGTCCGGCGGAGCCCTGGCGCGTGCAGCTCATGCTCGACGAGGCGGTGGGCGAGACGTGGATCTCCCGGCGCGATCCCGGGGTACGCCTGCCGCTGGCGGCGCTCGGCCGCCGCACCCCGACCGGCGTCCCGTACCTCACCCCCGAGGCGCAGCTCTACTACAAGGCCGCCGCGCCGCGCCCCAAGGACGAGCGGGACTTCGCCGCCGCGCTACCGCACCTGACCCCGCCCCAACGGGCGTGGCTCTCCCGCGCCATCGCCCGCACCCGCCCGGCCCACCCGTGGCGCGCCCGACTCGCGGCGACCCAGCGGTGA
- the hemC gene encoding hydroxymethylbilane synthase: MADAELIRIVSRSSPMALAQVERVRAELAASRPDIRTTVVPVTTSGDRWLGDLAELGGKGAFTKEVDAALLAGEADLAVHCVKDVPADRPLPAGTVFAAYLKRDDIRDALVHPDGLTLDQLPAGARIGTSSVRRVAQLAVSHPHLTCVPMRGNANRRLEKLAAGEVDALLLAVSGLARIGRPELASEVLSVETMCPPIGAGVLGLQCREDDGATIEAVAGLGDADTWRETTAERMLLHVLQGHCNSPIAGYARAERDGRLSLRARVFTPDGKTVLDAHEWAGPLDPATLGTSVAVALLRQGARELIDTIPH, from the coding sequence ATGGCCGACGCTGAGCTGATTCGCATCGTCTCCCGTTCCTCGCCCATGGCGCTGGCCCAAGTGGAGCGGGTGCGCGCGGAGTTGGCCGCGTCGCGGCCCGACATCCGGACCACGGTGGTGCCGGTGACGACCTCCGGCGACCGGTGGCTGGGCGACCTCGCCGAGCTGGGCGGCAAGGGGGCGTTCACCAAGGAGGTGGACGCGGCGCTGCTGGCCGGTGAGGCCGATCTGGCGGTGCACTGCGTCAAGGACGTGCCGGCCGACCGGCCGCTGCCCGCGGGCACGGTTTTCGCCGCCTACCTCAAGCGCGACGACATCCGGGACGCGCTGGTCCACCCGGACGGGCTGACCCTCGACCAGTTGCCGGCCGGCGCCCGGATCGGCACCTCGTCGGTGCGCCGGGTCGCCCAACTCGCCGTCTCGCACCCGCACCTGACCTGCGTACCGATGCGTGGCAACGCCAACCGGCGACTGGAGAAGCTGGCCGCCGGCGAGGTGGACGCGCTGCTGCTCGCCGTCTCGGGGCTGGCCCGCATCGGCCGCCCGGAGCTGGCCAGCGAGGTGCTGTCGGTGGAGACGATGTGCCCGCCGATCGGCGCCGGCGTGCTCGGGCTCCAGTGCCGGGAGGACGACGGCGCGACGATCGAGGCCGTGGCCGGCCTCGGTGACGCCGACACCTGGCGCGAGACCACCGCCGAACGCATGCTCCTGCACGTCCTCCAGGGCCACTGCAACTCGCCGATCGCCGGGTACGCCAGGGCCGAGCGGGACGGGCGGCTCTCGCTACGCGCCCGGGTCTTCACGCCGGACGGCAAGACCGTGCTCGACGCCCACGAGTGGGCCGGCCCGCTCGACCCCGCGACGCTGGGCACCTCGGTGGCCGTGGCCCTGCTCCGACAGGGCGCGCGCGAGCTGATCGACACCATCCCGCACTGA